From Candidatus Nitricoxidivorans perseverans, the proteins below share one genomic window:
- the modA gene encoding molybdate ABC transporter substrate-binding protein — MHSLSGLFLLLALGLSYEAKADQVLVAVASNFADVVKDLAPKFQAETGHTLKASFGASGKFAAQIENGAPFDLFLSADADLPRMLEERGLGVKKTRFVYATGKLALWNPTRGYVDAKGEVLKKNRFARIAIANPKTAPYGRAAVETMRKLGIGALVGPKIVQGENVAQTFQFVETGNAELGFIAMSQVLALDDAKRGSYWEVPAALHSVISQDAILLKRGQDNPGATAFMKFLRSPAAKSIIIRYGYGV, encoded by the coding sequence ATGCATTCGTTAAGTGGGCTGTTCTTATTGTTGGCGCTTGGCTTGAGCTATGAAGCGAAGGCCGATCAAGTGTTGGTGGCTGTCGCATCGAATTTCGCCGATGTGGTCAAGGATCTGGCGCCAAAGTTCCAGGCGGAGACCGGCCACACGCTTAAGGCGAGCTTCGGTGCGAGCGGCAAGTTTGCCGCTCAAATCGAGAATGGCGCGCCGTTCGATCTGTTCCTTTCCGCCGACGCGGATTTGCCGAGGATGCTTGAGGAAAGGGGACTGGGGGTTAAGAAGACCCGGTTTGTCTACGCCACGGGCAAGTTGGCGCTATGGAATCCGACCCGCGGCTACGTGGATGCCAAAGGCGAGGTTCTAAAGAAGAACAGATTCGCCCGGATCGCGATCGCCAACCCGAAAACCGCCCCCTATGGCAGAGCGGCCGTGGAGACGATGCGGAAGCTTGGGATAGGAGCCCTTGTCGGCCCCAAGATCGTGCAAGGGGAAAACGTCGCGCAGACCTTCCAGTTCGTGGAGACCGGCAACGCGGAACTGGGTTTCATCGCCATGTCACAGGTACTCGCGCTGGATGATGCGAAGCGGGGATCATACTGGGAAGTGCCGGCAGCGCTCCATTCCGTGATCAGTCAGGATGCCATCCTGCTGAAACGTGGACAGGACAATCCGGGGGCGACGGCCTTCATGAAGTTTTTGAGAAGCCCCGCAGCAAAAAGCATCATTATTCGCTACGGCTACGGCGTATGA
- the prfA gene encoding peptide chain release factor 1, whose amino-acid sequence MNPRIRAKLEHLTERRAELDALMGSEGAARDMAAYRRIAMEHAEIGVVVELYAAWRKAEEDLAAARGMLADPEMKDLAAEEIAATETEMSRLEGELQRALLPKDPNDDRNLFLEIRAGTGGEESALFAGDLFRMYSRYAERQRWKVEVVSASESDLGGYKEVILRVAGQGAYSRLKFESGGHRVQRVPETEAQGRIHTSACTVAVLPEVDAVGEVDINPADLRIDTFRASGAGGQHINKTDSAVRITHLPTGIVVECQDDRSQHRNKAQAMSVLAARIKDIQVREQQQGIASARKSMIGSGDRSERIRTYNFPQGRVTDHRINLTLYKLAAVMEGDLDELVAALTAEHQAELLAALAESA is encoded by the coding sequence ATGAACCCCCGCATTCGCGCCAAGCTCGAACACCTGACCGAACGCCGCGCCGAACTCGATGCCCTGATGGGCAGCGAGGGCGCCGCCCGCGACATGGCCGCCTATCGCCGGATCGCCATGGAACATGCCGAGATCGGCGTCGTGGTGGAGCTTTACGCCGCCTGGCGCAAGGCGGAGGAAGACCTGGCCGCCGCGCGCGGGATGCTGGCCGATCCGGAGATGAAGGATCTGGCGGCGGAGGAAATCGCCGCCACCGAAACTGAAATGTCCCGCCTCGAAGGCGAGCTGCAACGCGCCCTGCTGCCGAAGGACCCCAACGACGACCGCAACCTGTTCCTCGAAATCCGCGCCGGCACGGGCGGCGAGGAGTCCGCCCTGTTTGCCGGCGACCTCTTCCGCATGTATTCGCGCTACGCCGAGCGGCAGCGATGGAAGGTCGAGGTGGTGTCCGCCAGCGAGTCCGACCTCGGCGGCTACAAGGAAGTGATCCTGCGCGTCGCGGGCCAGGGGGCCTATTCAAGACTCAAGTTCGAGTCCGGCGGCCACCGCGTCCAGCGCGTGCCCGAAACCGAGGCGCAGGGCCGCATCCACACCTCCGCCTGCACGGTGGCCGTTCTGCCGGAAGTCGATGCCGTGGGCGAGGTCGACATCAACCCCGCGGACCTGCGCATCGACACCTTCCGCGCCTCCGGCGCCGGCGGCCAGCACATCAACAAGACCGACTCGGCCGTGCGCATCACCCACCTGCCGACCGGCATCGTCGTCGAATGTCAGGACGACCGCTCGCAGCACCGCAACAAGGCGCAGGCCATGAGCGTGCTGGCGGCGCGCATCAAGGACATCCAGGTGCGCGAGCAGCAGCAGGGCATCGCCTCGGCGCGCAAGTCGATGATCGGCAGCGGCGACCGCTCCGAGCGCATCCGCACCTACAATTTTCCGCAGGGCCGCGTCACCGACCACCGCATCAACCTGACGCTCTACAAGCTGGCGGCGGTCATGGAGGGCGACCTCGACGAACTGGTCGCGGCGCTCACCGCCGAGCACCAGGCGGAGCTGCTCGCCGCGCTGGCGGAAAGCGCGTGA
- the modB gene encoding molybdate ABC transporter permease subunit, producing MAFDWQPVWLTLKLASLTTLLLLAIGTPIAWWLATTRSWLKQPIGSIVALPLVLPPTVIGFYLLLLLGPRGPVGEITLSLGLGTLPFSFGGLLVASVFYSIPFVVQPLQNAFEAMGSRPMEVAATLRASPWDRFFSVAVPLARPGFLTAAVLGFAHTVGEFGVVLMIGGNIPGETQVLSIAIYDYVEAMQYTQAHWLSAGMVVFAFVVLMVMHLANKRMQERHL from the coding sequence ATGGCGTTCGATTGGCAGCCGGTTTGGCTCACGCTTAAGCTCGCGAGTCTGACGACGTTGCTGCTGCTTGCGATCGGGACGCCGATCGCATGGTGGCTCGCGACGACGCGCTCGTGGCTGAAACAGCCTATAGGCTCGATAGTGGCCCTGCCGCTGGTGTTGCCGCCCACCGTCATCGGTTTCTATCTCCTCTTGCTGCTTGGCCCCCGCGGCCCCGTCGGCGAGATCACTCTTTCGCTCGGCCTTGGAACCCTGCCCTTCAGCTTCGGGGGGCTGCTCGTCGCCTCCGTCTTCTACTCGATCCCTTTCGTCGTGCAGCCGCTGCAGAACGCCTTCGAGGCCATGGGCTCCCGTCCCATGGAAGTCGCCGCGACGCTGCGGGCCTCGCCGTGGGACCGTTTCTTCTCGGTGGCCGTTCCACTGGCGCGTCCCGGTTTTCTCACCGCCGCGGTGCTGGGTTTTGCCCACACCGTCGGCGAATTCGGCGTCGTGCTCATGATCGGCGGCAACATACCGGGCGAGACGCAGGTCCTTTCCATCGCGATCTACGATTATGTGGAAGCGATGCAATACACCCAGGCCCATTGGCTGTCCGCGGGCATGGTCGTGTTTGCTTTCGTTGTATTGATGGTGATGCACCTGGCCAACAAGCGGATGCAGGAGCGCCACCTATGA
- a CDS encoding sulfite exporter TauE/SafE family protein translates to MDLGLHTFAVSGVTTWLWFPPLVALLVSFFTSMCGLSGAFLLLPFQMSMLGFVTPAVSATNLVFNLIATPGGVYRYYREGRMLWPLVWVILLATAPGVLIGFWVRVTWLRDPGKFMFFVSAVLLYLGLKLLRDNWRSRNQGTPSVRGAKLEKVEWSRRGVVFRFGGETYGFGFVPMGILATMVGVIGGIYGVGGGALIAPFCIALFRLPIHAIAGATLAGALITSVVGVVIYSALPAPGGIPTGPDWALGLLFGMGGFVGMYLGARCQKFVPQRALTLVMGFLLTGLAAHYGLFGR, encoded by the coding sequence GTGGATCTCGGACTCCATACTTTCGCCGTTTCCGGCGTGACCACCTGGCTTTGGTTTCCCCCCCTGGTGGCGCTGCTCGTCTCGTTCTTCACCTCGATGTGCGGGCTTTCCGGCGCCTTCTTGCTGCTTCCGTTTCAAATGAGCATGCTCGGCTTCGTCACACCCGCAGTCTCCGCAACCAATCTGGTGTTCAACTTGATCGCGACCCCGGGCGGCGTCTACCGCTATTACCGCGAAGGGCGCATGTTGTGGCCGCTGGTGTGGGTGATCCTGCTTGCCACTGCGCCAGGCGTGCTCATCGGTTTCTGGGTGCGCGTCACGTGGTTGCGTGATCCTGGAAAATTTATGTTCTTTGTCAGCGCCGTGCTTTTGTATCTGGGGCTGAAGCTGTTGCGGGACAACTGGCGTTCGCGCAATCAGGGAACTCCGTCGGTGCGCGGAGCAAAATTGGAAAAAGTCGAATGGTCGCGCCGCGGAGTGGTGTTCCGCTTCGGAGGTGAAACGTATGGATTCGGATTCGTCCCCATGGGAATCCTGGCAACCATGGTCGGCGTGATCGGGGGAATCTATGGTGTCGGCGGCGGGGCTCTGATCGCACCTTTCTGCATCGCCCTGTTTCGTCTGCCGATCCATGCCATCGCCGGCGCGACGCTGGCGGGGGCCTTGATCACCTCTGTAGTGGGCGTGGTGATTTATAGCGCGCTGCCGGCGCCCGGCGGCATCCCCACGGGGCCGGATTGGGCGCTCGGCCTGCTGTTCGGGATGGGCGGATTCGTGGGCATGTATCTCGGAGCGCGATGCCA
- a CDS encoding serine/threonine-protein kinase, with product MERIGKYELLRKIGEGATATVWLARDPFAQRDVAIKAIAASAFADGEHGQVARKLFITEASLAGKLIHPHIVHIHDAVLGSGGEPSYIVMEYVPGGTLEPFTAPENLLPLPDVVEIVFKCSRALEFARRMGVIHRDLKPANVLRAFDPGGEGTDVKVSDFGAALSVSSDQTQVSGIGSPAYMSPQQVMEQPLNHQSDIFLLGVVLHQLLTGQLPFRGDSGYDIAHQICNVEPPLPSSLRPGLPTSLNAIVARALKKSVRERYPTWDEFSFDLAEVFRNENMAAMREARIGEAEKFNLLRTLSFFRDFSDVEIWEVLRLSRWQRVRHGDVLMREGDRSQDFCVLAAGEVKVTKQGKLLNVLAAGECFGEMAYLTPERGARTANVTAMGDGLVITVATESLARASQAARHGFDRAFLRILVERLDLANTRLTSAAL from the coding sequence GTGGAGCGCATCGGCAAGTATGAGCTCCTGAGGAAAATCGGCGAGGGCGCGACGGCCACCGTCTGGCTCGCCCGCGACCCCTTCGCCCAGCGCGACGTCGCCATCAAGGCCATTGCCGCCTCCGCCTTCGCCGACGGCGAGCATGGCCAGGTTGCGAGGAAGCTCTTCATCACCGAGGCGTCGCTGGCCGGCAAGCTCATCCATCCGCACATCGTCCATATCCACGATGCGGTGCTCGGCAGTGGCGGCGAGCCCAGCTACATCGTCATGGAATATGTGCCGGGCGGCACGCTGGAGCCCTTCACCGCGCCCGAAAACCTGCTGCCGCTGCCCGACGTGGTCGAGATAGTGTTCAAGTGCTCGCGAGCGCTGGAGTTCGCCCGCCGGATGGGCGTCATCCACCGCGACCTCAAGCCCGCCAACGTCCTGCGCGCCTTTGATCCAGGCGGCGAGGGCACCGACGTCAAGGTCTCCGACTTCGGCGCCGCCCTTTCCGTCTCCAGCGACCAGACCCAAGTGTCCGGCATCGGCTCGCCGGCCTACATGTCGCCGCAACAGGTGATGGAGCAGCCGCTCAACCACCAGAGCGACATCTTTTTGCTGGGCGTCGTGCTCCACCAGTTGCTGACCGGCCAACTGCCCTTCCGGGGCGACAGCGGCTACGACATCGCCCACCAGATCTGCAATGTCGAGCCGCCGCTGCCTTCCAGCCTGCGGCCCGGTCTGCCGACCTCACTGAACGCCATCGTCGCCCGAGCCCTGAAGAAGTCCGTGCGGGAGCGCTACCCGACGTGGGACGAGTTCTCCTTCGACCTCGCCGAGGTCTTCCGCAACGAGAACATGGCGGCGATGCGCGAGGCCCGCATCGGCGAGGCGGAAAAGTTCAACCTGCTGCGCACGCTCTCCTTCTTCCGCGATTTCTCCGATGTGGAGATATGGGAAGTGCTGCGCCTGTCCCGATGGCAGCGCGTGCGCCATGGCGACGTCCTGATGCGGGAGGGCGACCGCAGCCAGGATTTCTGCGTGCTGGCGGCCGGCGAAGTGAAGGTCACCAAGCAGGGCAAGCTGCTCAACGTCCTCGCCGCCGGCGAATGCTTCGGCGAGATGGCCTACCTGACGCCGGAACGCGGCGCGCGCACGGCGAACGTCACCGCCATGGGCGACGGCCTGGTCATCACCGTCGCCACCGAATCCCTCGCCCGCGCCTCACAGGCCGCGCGCCACGGCTTCGACCGCGCCTTCCTGCGCATCCTGGTCGAACGCCTCGACCTGGCCAACACGCGCCTCACTTCCGCTGCGCTATGA
- a CDS encoding nitrogen fixation protein NifQ: MSETGLKMEDGREERRMEVYRTLCAESAGHPNADSWARMLASRATGFGEMPERLGLAPRQFDMLMARHFPDTDSSRFLAGPSLDSERAQERQELRALIMTHCAEPSEEHEWFADVLASGCMGGSHLWHDLGLWSRKDVTAVIECNFPALKAKNDRDMKWKKFLYKQLCLQEGIYICRSPSCEVCDDYKNCFSPDQ; this comes from the coding sequence ATGAGTGAGACCGGATTGAAGATGGAAGACGGACGCGAAGAACGCCGCATGGAAGTCTACCGAACGCTGTGCGCGGAGTCGGCAGGCCATCCCAACGCGGATAGTTGGGCGCGCATGCTGGCGAGCCGCGCCACCGGTTTTGGCGAAATGCCGGAGCGCCTGGGACTTGCTCCTCGTCAATTCGACATGCTCATGGCGCGTCATTTTCCGGACACCGATTCTTCGCGGTTTTTGGCTGGACCTTCGCTTGATTCCGAACGGGCGCAAGAGCGCCAGGAACTGCGGGCCTTGATAATGACGCATTGCGCCGAACCTAGTGAGGAACATGAGTGGTTTGCCGATGTGCTGGCAAGCGGATGCATGGGCGGCAGTCATTTGTGGCATGACCTCGGTCTTTGGTCGCGCAAGGATGTAACCGCCGTCATTGAGTGCAACTTTCCGGCGTTGAAGGCGAAGAATGACCGGGATATGAAATGGAAGAAGTTCCTTTACAAACAACTCTGCCTTCAGGAAGGCATTTACATCTGTCGTTCACCCTCTTGTGAGGTGTGCGACGACTACAAAAACTGTTTCTCGCCCGACCAGTAA
- the hemA gene encoding glutamyl-tRNA reductase, which produces MQLFALGINHHTAPLAVREQLAFDPLRLPMALHDLLRAKPVREAAILSTCNRTEVYCAAERPDDAAEWLAEYNALPPQKIRPFLYTHPQRDAVRHMFRVASGLDSMVLGEPQILGQMKQAARAAEEAGTLGTLLNKLFQRTFAVAKEVRSTTAIGANIVSMAAASVHLSARIFENLADQKVLFVGAGEMIELCAAHFAGEKPRRLTVANRTVERAEALAARFGGDAMRLDEVGERLAEYDVVVACTASPLPIIGLGLVERALKARRHRPMVMVDLALPRDIEAEVDKLDDVFLYTLDDLGQIVEDGLESRQAAVVEAEAIIDGQVASFLHWADSREVVPTIRALRDAAERARRRELDHALKMLARGDNPQEVLEVLSRGLTNKLIHGPTHALNQADGDERNEIAQLVSRIYRLHTGE; this is translated from the coding sequence GTGCAGCTTTTCGCCCTCGGCATCAACCACCATACCGCCCCGCTCGCCGTGCGCGAGCAGCTGGCGTTCGACCCGTTGCGGCTGCCCATGGCGCTGCACGACCTGTTGCGGGCGAAGCCGGTGCGCGAGGCGGCGATCCTGTCCACCTGCAACCGCACCGAGGTCTATTGCGCGGCCGAGCGTCCCGATGACGCCGCCGAGTGGCTGGCCGAGTACAACGCGCTGCCGCCCCAGAAGATCCGCCCCTTCCTCTACACCCACCCGCAGCGTGACGCCGTGCGCCACATGTTCCGCGTCGCCTCCGGCCTGGACTCGATGGTGCTGGGCGAGCCGCAGATATTGGGACAGATGAAGCAGGCGGCGCGCGCGGCCGAAGAGGCCGGCACGCTCGGCACCCTGCTCAACAAGCTGTTCCAGCGCACCTTCGCCGTGGCCAAGGAGGTGCGCTCGACGACGGCGATCGGCGCCAACATCGTTTCCATGGCCGCCGCCTCGGTACACCTGTCGGCGCGCATCTTCGAGAACCTGGCCGACCAGAAGGTGCTGTTCGTCGGCGCCGGCGAGATGATCGAGCTGTGCGCCGCGCATTTCGCCGGCGAGAAGCCCAGGCGGCTGACGGTCGCCAACCGCACCGTCGAGCGCGCCGAGGCGCTCGCGGCCCGCTTCGGCGGCGACGCCATGCGGCTGGACGAGGTCGGCGAGCGCCTGGCCGAGTACGACGTCGTCGTCGCCTGCACGGCGAGCCCGCTGCCGATCATCGGCCTCGGGTTGGTCGAGCGCGCGCTCAAGGCGCGCCGCCATCGGCCCATGGTGATGGTCGACCTCGCGCTGCCGCGCGACATCGAGGCCGAGGTGGACAAGCTCGACGACGTCTTCCTCTATACCCTGGACGACCTTGGCCAGATCGTCGAGGACGGCCTCGAATCCCGCCAGGCGGCGGTGGTCGAGGCCGAGGCCATCATCGACGGGCAGGTCGCCAGCTTCCTGCACTGGGCCGATTCCCGCGAAGTCGTGCCGACCATCCGGGCGCTGCGCGACGCCGCCGAGCGGGCGCGGCGCCGCGAGCTTGATCATGCCCTGAAGATGCTCGCCCGCGGCGACAACCCGCAGGAAGTGCTCGAAGTCCTCTCGCGCGGCCTGACCAACAAGCTGATCCACGGCCCGACCCATGCCCTCAACCAAGCCGACGGCGACGAGCGCAACGAGATCGCGCAGCTGGTTTCGCGCATCTACCGGCTGCACACCGGGGAATAG
- the prmC gene encoding peptide chain release factor N(5)-glutamine methyltransferase, with amino-acid sequence MTVDEALTIAREAIPAAEARLLLGFVLGRPRAWLAAHGEAVLDEAQARAFAGMAARRVAGEPVAYLVGRREFYGREFGVAPGVLIPRPETELLVEVGLAHADGRILDLGAGSGCVAVTLALEISGAAVTAVDVSPAALAVARENAARLGAAVEFVESDWFSAVSGAFDLVVANPPYVAEGDPHLDELRFEPMGALVSGADGLDAIRRIVAEAPRHLEPGGWLFLEHGYDQADAVRGLLDAAGFVDIEQHLDIAGIVRVSGGRRF; translated from the coding sequence GTGACCGTCGACGAGGCGCTGACGATCGCGCGCGAGGCGATCCCGGCCGCCGAGGCCCGGCTGCTGCTGGGCTTCGTCCTCGGCCGGCCGCGCGCCTGGCTTGCCGCCCATGGCGAGGCGGTCCTGGACGAGGCGCAGGCGCGGGCGTTCGCCGGCATGGCGGCCCGCCGCGTCGCCGGCGAGCCCGTCGCCTACCTCGTCGGCCGGCGCGAGTTCTACGGCCGGGAATTCGGGGTTGCGCCGGGCGTGCTGATTCCGCGGCCCGAAACCGAGTTGCTCGTGGAGGTTGGTTTAGCGCACGCGGACGGCAGAATTCTCGACCTGGGCGCCGGCAGCGGCTGCGTCGCCGTCACGCTGGCGCTGGAGATTTCCGGTGCGGCCGTGACGGCCGTCGACGTCTCGCCAGCGGCGCTGGCCGTCGCGCGGGAGAACGCGGCCCGGCTCGGCGCGGCGGTCGAATTCGTCGAGAGCGACTGGTTTTCGGCCGTTTCCGGTGCGTTCGATCTGGTCGTCGCCAACCCGCCCTACGTGGCTGAGGGCGACCCGCACCTCGATGAATTGCGCTTCGAGCCGATGGGCGCGCTGGTCTCGGGCGCCGACGGCCTCGATGCCATCCGCCGCATCGTCGCCGAGGCGCCGCGCCATCTCGAACCCGGCGGCTGGTTATTCCTGGAACACGGCTACGATCAGGCAGATGCCGTGCGTGGGCTTCTTGACGCTGCGGGATTCGTCGACATCGAGCAGCACCTCGACATCGCCGGCATCGTGCGCGTCTCCGGCGGGCGGCGGTTCTGA
- the modC gene encoding molybdenum ABC transporter ATP-binding protein yields the protein MTRMEVALQLRKGAFNLDVSFHTPGRGVVALFGHSGSGKSTILRCLAGLERGSGRIAINGEVWQDSATGDFVPPHRRGVGYVFQEPSLFPHFSVRENLAYGFKRVPERERRVRFDDAVALLGIERLLERSPARLSGGERQRVAIARALLASPKLLLMDEPLSALDEKSKREIIPYLERLHAELAIPAVLVSHSLREVERLADHIVWLENGCVRDAGAITQLLGSVAMAQAEEDAGTVVEAVVALHDEQFHLTALDSSCGRLWVHRMYASPRQKVRVRLPARDVSIALEAESGTSILNQWRARIEEVVPTTPGQVLVRMGAGERYNVPLLACITAKSASHLQLGPGAEVYARIKSVGLLE from the coding sequence ATGACCCGGATGGAGGTGGCGCTTCAATTGAGGAAAGGCGCCTTTAACCTGGACGTTTCATTCCATACGCCGGGCCGTGGCGTGGTGGCGTTGTTCGGCCATTCCGGTTCGGGGAAGAGCACGATACTGCGCTGCCTCGCGGGGCTCGAACGCGGCAGTGGACGCATCGCGATCAACGGCGAGGTATGGCAAGACAGCGCCACGGGCGATTTCGTGCCGCCCCACCGGCGCGGCGTTGGCTACGTATTCCAGGAGCCGAGCTTGTTCCCCCATTTCTCCGTGCGTGAAAATCTGGCGTACGGGTTCAAACGGGTTCCGGAGCGTGAGCGTCGCGTGCGGTTCGACGATGCCGTCGCCCTGCTGGGGATCGAGCGATTGCTCGAACGCAGCCCGGCCCGGCTCTCCGGCGGCGAGCGCCAACGGGTGGCTATCGCCCGCGCCCTGCTTGCCAGCCCGAAGCTTCTCCTGATGGACGAACCGCTCTCGGCGCTCGATGAGAAGAGCAAACGGGAAATCATTCCCTATCTCGAACGGCTGCATGCCGAGCTGGCCATCCCGGCGGTGCTCGTGAGCCATTCGCTGCGCGAGGTCGAACGGCTCGCGGACCATATCGTGTGGCTCGAGAACGGATGCGTTCGCGATGCCGGCGCCATTACCCAGCTGCTTGGATCCGTCGCCATGGCGCAGGCCGAGGAGGATGCCGGCACGGTGGTGGAGGCCGTGGTCGCGCTCCATGACGAGCAGTTCCATCTCACGGCGCTCGATTCTTCTTGCGGACGGCTGTGGGTGCACCGGATGTACGCATCGCCACGACAGAAAGTGCGGGTACGGTTGCCCGCCCGCGACGTGAGCATCGCTCTTGAAGCCGAGAGCGGGACCAGCATTCTCAACCAATGGCGAGCGCGTATCGAAGAGGTCGTTCCGACCACGCCTGGCCAGGTGCTCGTGCGCATGGGCGCCGGCGAGCGATACAACGTGCCGCTGTTGGCATGCATTACCGCGAAATCGGCAAGCCATCTCCAGCTCGGCCCTGGGGCGGAGGTTTATGCCCGAATAAAAAGTGTGGGGCTGCTTGAATGA
- a CDS encoding serine/threonine-protein kinase codes for MSPDHIGKYEIRRKLGEGATSTVWLARDSFAGRDVAIKVIFPEVLKDREKGRLYRHLLVNEASLAGKLAHPHIVQIFDAVVSEEESYVVMEYVPGGTLEQFCAPDNLLPLDRLVEIIFKCTRALDYACRLGLTHRDIKPANILLASAGNTGGDIKISDFGAALHSTDQTQTQVSGVGSPAYMSPQQVREMPLDHQTDIWSLGVVMYQLLTGRLPFMAANNYSMVYQICNAEPPPPSTLRTDVPPGLDAVVARAMRKETSARYATWEEFSHDLAQAFRNRQMSSRRHEFPDSEKFETLRGLPFFGDFSDVEIWEVVRFSRWDEVAPETLIMKDGEAGDFFCFLIEGELSVAKRGRTLSVLTPGECFGEMAVIGRGSHHQRGADVVAQTTAKVVTIGGGALRNSSDACRMHFYQSFLEVLSGRLAMANARMAST; via the coding sequence ATGAGCCCCGACCACATCGGCAAATACGAAATCCGCCGCAAGCTCGGCGAGGGCGCCACCTCGACGGTCTGGCTCGCCCGCGACTCCTTCGCCGGCCGCGACGTGGCCATCAAGGTCATTTTTCCGGAAGTGCTGAAGGACCGGGAGAAGGGCCGGCTCTACCGCCACCTGCTGGTCAACGAGGCCTCGCTCGCCGGCAAGCTGGCGCACCCCCATATCGTGCAGATATTCGACGCCGTGGTATCCGAGGAGGAAAGCTACGTCGTCATGGAATACGTGCCGGGCGGCACCCTCGAGCAGTTCTGCGCGCCGGATAACCTGCTGCCGCTCGACCGGCTCGTCGAGATCATCTTCAAATGCACGCGGGCGCTCGACTACGCCTGCCGCCTGGGGCTGACCCACCGCGACATCAAGCCGGCCAACATCCTGCTCGCCAGCGCGGGCAACACCGGCGGCGACATCAAGATATCCGACTTCGGCGCCGCCCTCCACAGCACGGACCAGACCCAGACGCAGGTGTCCGGCGTCGGCTCGCCGGCCTACATGTCGCCGCAGCAGGTGCGCGAGATGCCGCTCGACCACCAGACCGACATCTGGTCGCTGGGCGTCGTCATGTACCAGCTGCTCACCGGCCGGCTGCCCTTCATGGCCGCCAACAACTACAGCATGGTTTACCAGATCTGCAACGCCGAGCCGCCGCCGCCGTCCACCCTGCGCACCGACGTGCCGCCGGGCCTCGACGCCGTCGTCGCCCGCGCCATGCGGAAGGAGACCTCGGCGCGCTACGCCACCTGGGAAGAGTTCTCGCACGACCTGGCCCAGGCCTTCCGCAACAGGCAGATGTCGTCGCGCCGGCATGAGTTTCCGGACAGCGAGAAGTTCGAGACCCTGCGCGGCCTGCCCTTCTTCGGCGATTTCTCCGACGTGGAGATATGGGAAGTGGTGCGCTTCTCGCGCTGGGACGAGGTCGCTCCGGAAACCCTGATCATGAAGGACGGCGAGGCCGGCGACTTCTTCTGCTTCCTGATCGAGGGCGAGCTCTCGGTGGCCAAGCGCGGGCGCACGCTCAGCGTCCTGACGCCCGGCGAATGCTTCGGCGAAATGGCCGTCATCGGCCGCGGCAGCCACCACCAGCGCGGCGCCGACGTCGTCGCCCAGACGACGGCCAAGGTGGTCACCATCGGCGGCGGCGCGCTGCGGAATTCCTCGGACGCCTGCCGCATGCATTTCTACCAGTCGTTCCTCGAAGTCCTCAGCGGCCGTCTGGCGATGGCCAACGCGCGCATGGCGAGCACCTGA
- a CDS encoding BrnA antitoxin family protein has translation MDKHRKPDPTLIDEENPEWTDEDFARARPASEVLPKLFEAKVAEEMLRPKRGRPVSETPKAHVNLRLDPEVVTAFRATGRGWQTRLNAALKDWLKNHSPA, from the coding sequence ATGGATAAGCATCGCAAACCGGACCCAACGCTCATCGACGAGGAGAATCCCGAATGGACCGACGAGGATTTCGCTAGGGCCAGGCCGGCATCGGAAGTTCTGCCCAAACTCTTCGAAGCCAAGGTGGCGGAGGAAATGCTGCGCCCCAAGCGTGGTCGCCCCGTCTCCGAAACCCCCAAGGCGCACGTCAATCTTCGCTTGGATCCGGAGGTGGTAACCGCCTTCCGCGCAACCGGACGCGGCTGGCAGACTCGCCTGAACGCCGCCCTCAAGGACTGGCTCAAGAACCACTCCCCCGCGTAA